The Paramisgurnus dabryanus chromosome 1, PD_genome_1.1, whole genome shotgun sequence genome includes a window with the following:
- the LOC135739431 gene encoding uncharacterized protein — protein MGTPLRNESSAGNSAPLCDDLTTATDSTARAVQQGEQLKAQTPVLLYVNSPISSPLVNKVSNKVPHGGRGTEAVSTSYEFSHDAIVHLIEAMQRCRDIYSSRERALLFQGVQKELENLGHTIPVEKIRRKWNNLLVTYKRVKDRSSLCGASTKTSWEYFEMMDNVLGQSNVLQESPTSATLVGFATPAKAGAKSDVRPSNSVAAMTTPCLLPTGLITTSSQIPTMMTSPMLCKVTPKINPNPSCSTDTSSISSKPASLVSRQPLKRKLKHLRLNSLANRAAQQQGQAGERTSLLRNFLTSQEERTGLQEQRQRKIDARERRKEKTARAMADAIGTMAAAVELISSKQDTIIALLQRLADKH, from the exons ATGGGCACACCTCTTAGAAATGAGTCGTCTGCAGGAAACTCCGCGCCTTTATGCGATGACCTCACAACTGCAACCGACTCGACTGCGCGAGCTGTACAGCAGGGAGAGCAACTAAAGGCCCAGACTCCTGTTTTACTCT ATGTTAACAGTCCTATATCATCACCTTTAGTCAACAAAGTCTCCAACAAAGTCCCACATG GTGGGCGAGGAACAGAGGCAGTTTCAACATCGTACGAGTTTAGCCATGATGCCATCGTACACCTCATTGAAGCAATGCAAAGGTGCCGAGATATTTATAGCTCACGTGAGCGCGCACTTCTCTTCCAGGGTGTTCAGAAAGAGCTTGAGAACCTTGGTCACACCATACCTGTAGAGAAGATTCGCCGTAAATGGAATAACCTCCTTGTTACGTACAAGAGGGTTAAAGATCGAAGCTCATTGTGTGGAGCCTCCACAAAGACTTCATGGGAGTACTTTGAA ATGATGGATAATGTCTTAGGGCAGAGCAATGTTTTACAGGAAAGCCCTACTTCAGCCACTCTTGTTGGATTTGCAACCCCAGCTAAAGCAGGTGCAAAGTCAGATGTACGTCCATCTAACAGCGTGGCTGCAATGACCACCCCATGTCTGCTTCCCACTGGCCTCATCACAACATCTTCCCAGATCCCTACAATGATGACGTCTCCAATGCTGTGCAAAGTTACCCCTAAAATAAACCCGAATCCCTCTTGTAGCACAGACACATCCTCCATCTCATCTAAGCCTGCTTCACTGGTCAGCCGCCAGCCACTGAAACGGAAACTGAAGCATCTTCGGCTCAACTCATTGGCTAATCGTGCGGCCCAGCAGCAAGGGCAGGCTGGGGAACGCACTTCACTTCTTCGTAATTTTCTCACCAGTCAAGAAGAGCGTACGGGTTTACAGGAGCAACGTCAGCGCAAGATAGATGCACGAGAGCGACGCAAGGAGAAAACCGCACGTGCCATGGCCGATGCAATAGGAACGATGGCAGCGGCAGTGGAGTTGATCTCATCCAAGCAGGATACCATTATTGCTTTACTTCAGAGACTGGCTGATAAGCATTAG
- the LOC135734685 gene encoding uncharacterized protein produces MGTPLRNESSAGSSASLCDDLTTATDSTASLSSARAVVTLQQGEQLKAQAPILLYVNSPISSSPLVTNKVPHGGRGTEAVSTSSEFTHDAIVHLIEAMQRCSDIYSSRERALLFQSVQKELENLGHSIPVEKIRRKWNNLLVTYKRVKDRSSLCGASTKTSWEYFDIMDNVLGQSNIFQGSPTSATLVGFATPAKAGAKSDVRPSNSVAAMTTPCLLSTGLITTPSQIPTMMTSPMLCKVTPKINPNPSCSTDTASISSKPASLINRQPLKQKLKRLRLNSLATRAAQQQGQAGERTSLLRNFLTSQEERTRLQEQRQRKIDARERRKEKTARAMADAIGTMATALELISSKQDTIIALLQRLADKH; encoded by the exons ATGGGCACACCTCTTAGAAATGAGTCGTCTGCAGGAAGCTCCGCGTCTTTATGCGATGACCTCACAACTGCAACCGACTCGACTGCGAGCTTATCTTCTGCACGAGCAGTAGTAACGTTACAGCAGGGAGAGCAACTAAAGGCCCAGGCACCCATTTTACTCT ATGTTAACAGTCCTATATCATCATCACCATTAGTTACCAACAAAGTCCCACATG GTGGTCGAGGAACAGAGGCAGTTTCTACATCATCTGAGTTTACTCATGATGCCATCGTACACCTCATTGAAGCAATGCAAAGATGCAGTGATATATATAGCTCACGTGAGCGTGCACTTCTCTTCCAGAGTGTTCAGAAAGAGCTTGAGAACCTTGGTCACTCCATACCTGTAGAGAAGATTCGCCGTAAATGGAATAACCTCCTTGTTACATACAAGAGGGTTAAAGATCGAAGCTCATTGTGTGGAGCCTCTACAAAGACCTCATGGGAGTACTTTGAT ATTATGGATAATGTTTTAGGGCAGAGCAATATTTTTCAGGGAAGCCCTACTTCAGCCACTCTTGTTGGATTTGCAACCCCAGCTAAAGCAGGTGCAAAGTCAGATGTACGTCCATCTAACAGCGTGGCTGCGATGACCACCCCATGTCTGCTTTCCACTGGCCTCATCACAACGCCTTCCCAGATCCCTACAATGATGACGTCTCCAATGCTGTGCAAAGTTACCCCTAAAATAAACCCTAATCCCTCTTGTAGCACAGACACAGCCTCCATCTCATCTAAGCCTGCTTCACTGATAAACCGTCAGCCACTGAAACAGAAATTGAAGCGTCTTCGGCTCAACTCATTGGCTACACGTGCGGCCCAACAGCAAGGGCAGGCTGGGGAACGCACTTCACTTCTGCGTAATTTTCTCACCAGTCAAGAAGAGCGTACGCGTTTACAGGAGCAGCGTCAGCGCAAGATAGATGCACGAGAGCGACGCAAGGAGAAAACCGCACGCGCCATGGCCGATGCAATAGGAACGATGGCAACGGCACTGGAATTGATCTCATCCAAGCAGGATACCATTATTGCTCTACTTCAGAGACTGGCTGATAAGCATTAG
- the LOC135734684 gene encoding uncharacterized protein has product MGTPLRNESSAGNSAPLCDDLTTATDSTASLSSARVVQQGEQLKAQAPVLLYVNSPISSSPLVTNKVAHGGRGTEAVSTSSEFTHDAIVHLIEAMQRCRDIYCSRERALLFQSVQKELENLGHSIPVEKIRRKWNNLLVTYKRVKDRSSLCGAPTKTSWEYFDMMDNVLGQSNIFQESPASATLIGYATPAKAGAKSDVCPSITMTTPCLLPPGIMTSPSQIPTLVTSPMLCKVTPKINPNPSCSTDTASISSKPASLINRQPLKQKLKRLRLNSLATRAAQQQGQAGERTSLLRNFLTSQEERTRLQEQRQRKIDARERRKEKTARAMADAIGTMATAVELISSKQDTIIALLQRLADKH; this is encoded by the exons TAGTACAGCAGGGAGAACAACTAAAGGCCCAGGCTCCTGTTTTACTCT ATGTTAACAGTCCTATATCATCATCGCCATTAGTTACCAACAAAGTCGCTCATG GTGGTCGAGGAACAGAGGCAGTTTCTACATCATCTGAGTTTACCCATGATGCCATCGTACACCTCATTGAAGCAATGCAAAGGTGCCGAGATATTTATTGCTCACGTGAGCGTGCCCTTCTCTTCCAGAGTGTTCAGAAAGAGCTGGAGAACCTTGGTCACTCCATACCTGTAGAGAAGATTCGCCGTAAATGGAATAACCTCCTTGTTACATACAAGAGGGTTAAAGATCGAAGCTCATTGTGTGGAGCCCCCACAAAGACCTCATGGGAGTACTTTGAT aTGATGGATAATGTTTTAGGGCAGAGCAATATTTTTCAGGAAAGCCCTGCTTCAGCCACTCTTATTGGATATGCAACCCCAGCTAAAGCAGGTGCAAAGTCGGATGTTTGTCCATCTATTACAATGACCACCCCATGTCTGCTTCCCCCTGGCATCATGACTTCACCATCCCAGATTCCTACACTGGTGACGTCGCCAATGCTGTGCAAAGTTACCCCTAAAATAAACCCTAATCCCTCTTGTAGCACAGACACAGCCTCCATCTCATCTAAGCCTGCTTCACTGATAAACCGTCAGCCACTGAAACAGAAATTGAAGCGTCTTCGGCTCAACTCATTGGCTACACGTGCGGCCCAACAGCAAGGGCAGGCTGGGGAACGCACTTCACTTCTTCGTAATTTTCTCACCAGTCAAGAAGAGCGTACGCGTTTACAGGAGCAACGTCAGCGCAAGATAGATGCACGAGAGCGACGCAAGGAGAAAACCGCACGTGCCATGGCCGATGCAATAGGAACGATGGCAACGGCAGTGGAGTTGATCTCATCCAAGCAGGATACCATTATTGCTCTACTTCAGAGACTGGCTGATAAGCATTAA